A region of the Archangium lipolyticum genome:
CCCGTCATCGACAACCGCTTCCTCAAGGACTACTACGCCAACATGGGGCGGTGGTCCTTCACGCTCCAGCTCGAGTTCCTCATCCGGCGCGTCGAGCACCATGAGCTCATCCACTCGGTGAAGAAGAGCTGCGTGCAGGACCGGACGCTGTACGAGGATCCGGAGATCTTCGCCAAGTACCTGCACGGCCTGGGGCACATGACGAACAAGGAGTTGGACCTGTACTTCGAGTACTTCCAACGCCTGACGCGCAACCTGGGGAGACCGGACAAGGTCATCTACTTCGACGTGCCCAACCTGGACGTGCTGCTGGGGCGCATCCGGGAGCGGGGCCGCGAGGAGGAGAAGGGAATCGAGAAGGGATTCCTGCGAGGGCTCAACGGCTACTACGCGACCTTCCCCATGGTGTTGCAGAACAAATACGGAGTGGACTGCCTGGTGTTGGACGTGACCAACCAGGACATCCGCATCGGCCGGGGACGCGAGGAGTTCCTGGACCGGGTCTCCACCTTCCTCGCCTGAGGTTGCACGTGTCCGAGCTCGCCCCCAAGAGCCCCCGCGACTCCGAAGTGGTGATGACGCAGATGATCCTTCCCTCGGACGCCAACCCGGTGAACGCGGCGTTCGGCGGCAAGGTGATGGAGTGGATCGACGTGTGCGGCGCCATCGCCGCCCAGCGCCACTGCCGGCAGGTAGTGGTC
Encoded here:
- a CDS encoding deoxynucleoside kinase, with the protein product MPRTPPRKRAPKAPATPEAAQNLVVPEPALASEPPVPPAPEAPARNTVRRLRAPRSKRFVALAGNIGAGKTTAAKIISQTFGFELFDEPVIDNRFLKDYYANMGRWSFTLQLEFLIRRVEHHELIHSVKKSCVQDRTLYEDPEIFAKYLHGLGHMTNKELDLYFEYFQRLTRNLGRPDKVIYFDVPNLDVLLGRIRERGREEEKGIEKGFLRGLNGYYATFPMVLQNKYGVDCLVLDVTNQDIRIGRGREEFLDRVSTFLA